The proteins below are encoded in one region of Shewanella putrefaciens:
- a CDS encoding DUF885 domain-containing protein → MKTVLKRIGLGSLIVVLLLSALAAHEWFAKKPFFFRAFLDRSVVQMAFESPETLTSLGFLESFGITGHNALLDDNSPAVMDKTFAQVRVLRDTLLSYQNTDLDENQRISKDIALYLADFALAAEPYRYHNYPLNQLFGVQNGYPSFMQAQHQVHSVDDAENYLARLQLVQTKFAQTMEGLILRESKGIIPPKFVIERVLTEMMDFVATPIQDNILYSSFKTKLAETDISADEQARLLAAAEANIKAYVHPAYQLFIDYFTQLQAKAGTDDGYWALPKGDVAYEQLLKFFTTTNYSADEIHDKGLAEVDRIQSEIMTILAAQGYDVSQGFSVAIEALAADPKFYYEDSDAGRAQILVDYQGILDEVNAGLGDAFRIRPQAGMEVVRIPEFKEKTAPGAYYQQPAIDGSRPGRFFANLYDIKATPKYGMRTLAYHEGIPGHHFQIAVAMELEGQPLIRKMAPFTAYIEGWALYSERLAWELGFQNDPFDNIGRLQAELFRAVRLVVDTGIHHSRWTREQAIDYMKKNTGMSDRDVTAEIERYIVMPGQATAYKVGMMKILELREKAKSALGDKFNLRDFHDVVLKNGAVPLDILEKLVDRYIAETKSKT, encoded by the coding sequence TTGAAAACAGTATTAAAACGAATAGGACTCGGTAGTTTAATTGTAGTCTTGCTTTTGAGTGCCTTAGCTGCACATGAATGGTTTGCGAAGAAACCCTTTTTCTTTCGTGCATTTTTAGACCGAAGTGTTGTCCAAATGGCGTTTGAGAGCCCTGAAACCTTAACTTCTCTGGGCTTCTTAGAATCCTTTGGGATCACAGGGCATAATGCACTGTTAGATGATAATAGCCCCGCGGTTATGGATAAAACCTTTGCCCAAGTGCGGGTGCTGCGGGATACATTGCTGAGTTATCAAAATACGGATTTAGATGAAAATCAACGCATCTCTAAGGATATCGCCCTCTATCTGGCCGATTTTGCCCTCGCAGCCGAACCCTATCGTTACCATAATTATCCACTGAATCAGCTGTTTGGTGTGCAAAATGGTTACCCCAGCTTTATGCAAGCCCAGCATCAGGTTCATTCGGTCGACGATGCTGAAAACTACCTTGCCCGTCTGCAATTAGTGCAAACTAAATTTGCCCAAACCATGGAAGGGCTCATTCTGCGCGAATCTAAGGGCATTATTCCGCCCAAGTTCGTGATTGAGCGGGTACTGACCGAGATGATGGATTTTGTCGCGACCCCGATTCAAGACAATATTCTTTACAGTTCATTCAAAACTAAATTGGCTGAAACGGATATCAGTGCCGATGAGCAAGCGCGTTTATTGGCTGCGGCTGAAGCGAACATAAAAGCTTACGTGCACCCTGCATATCAATTATTTATCGATTACTTTACCCAGTTACAAGCCAAAGCGGGAACGGATGACGGTTACTGGGCGTTGCCTAAGGGCGATGTTGCCTATGAGCAGTTACTGAAGTTTTTCACCACGACTAACTACAGCGCCGATGAGATCCATGACAAAGGACTTGCTGAGGTAGACCGTATTCAGAGCGAGATCATGACTATTTTAGCCGCCCAGGGTTACGATGTGAGTCAAGGTTTCTCGGTTGCGATTGAAGCATTGGCCGCCGATCCTAAGTTTTACTACGAGGATAGCGATGCGGGTAGGGCGCAAATTCTCGTCGATTATCAAGGGATCCTCGATGAAGTGAATGCGGGACTCGGTGATGCCTTCCGTATTCGTCCACAAGCGGGCATGGAAGTGGTGCGTATTCCTGAATTTAAAGAGAAAACGGCGCCAGGTGCCTATTATCAACAGCCCGCCATTGATGGCAGTCGCCCCGGTCGTTTCTTCGCTAACCTCTATGATATCAAGGCGACGCCTAAATATGGCATGCGCACTTTGGCCTACCATGAGGGTATTCCTGGGCATCACTTTCAAATAGCCGTTGCCATGGAGTTAGAAGGTCAGCCGCTTATCCGCAAGATGGCGCCTTTTACGGCCTATATTGAGGGTTGGGCACTCTACAGTGAGCGTTTAGCTTGGGAGCTGGGTTTCCAAAATGATCCCTTTGATAATATCGGTCGATTGCAGGCGGAGCTGTTCCGCGCTGTGCGTCTAGTGGTCGATACAGGTATTCACCATAGCCGTTGGACCCGTGAGCAAGCCATTGACTATATGAAGAAAAACACTGGGATGTCCGACCGTGATGTGACCGCTGAAATTGAGCGCTATATAGTGATGCCGGGCCAAGCGACGGCCTATAAAGTCGGGATGATGAAAATTCTAGAGTTAAGGGAGAAGGCTAAGTCGGCACTTGGAGATAAGTTTAATTTGCGGGATTTTCACGATGTTGTGCTTAAAAATGGCGCTGTGCCGTTAGATATTCTGGAGAAGCTCGTTGACCGTTATATCGCGGAAACGAAAAGTAAAACCTGA
- the tilS gene encoding tRNA lysidine(34) synthetase TilS, whose protein sequence is MSVPELCAHISGFLDSLKIKAGCKLVLAYSGGVDSEVLAFGLAEYAKQHSEFSYQLIYVHHGLSPNADAWAQHCVTRGSFYGLPVTIESVTLELGARVSVEAEARRARYLAIEQHLGAEDYLLTAHHEDDQLETLLLALKRGQGPKGLAAMGQIQPLEKGTQIRPLLDVSRVQIEEFAHHHGLTHIEDESNQDDKFDRNFLRLEIIPRLKARWPSIATTASRSAFLCAEQQAIVDSTVSEHLPQWLTKATFSQQTVFNLEGFAAQTPRWQSLLLRGFIESQGFALPSLVQLNQIIHQLLSAKEDAKVQIRIGDCELRRFANQLYVSRFTPPKKLINTHIVIPSDSLKPLIKAESDSLCIALPQGEPLQLRLGSSGPRLRLPLPDEVVSVRYLLPGQLRCHPHYRSKRRELKKLLQESAVPPWLRGQIGFLFYGEQLVMAQGLWIEKAFCVAGDGVGIVFA, encoded by the coding sequence ATGTCAGTCCCCGAACTCTGTGCCCATATCAGTGGCTTTTTAGATTCGCTTAAGATCAAAGCGGGTTGTAAGTTAGTGTTGGCTTACAGTGGCGGAGTCGATTCTGAGGTGCTTGCCTTTGGCCTTGCTGAATATGCTAAACAGCATAGCGAGTTTAGCTACCAACTTATTTATGTCCACCATGGTCTTAGCCCAAATGCCGACGCTTGGGCGCAGCATTGTGTCACCAGAGGGAGCTTCTATGGTCTGCCTGTCACTATTGAGTCTGTGACGTTGGAACTCGGTGCTAGGGTGAGTGTAGAGGCCGAGGCGCGGCGCGCTCGTTACCTTGCCATTGAACAACACCTCGGGGCCGAGGATTATTTGCTGACGGCGCACCATGAGGACGATCAACTCGAAACCCTCTTGCTGGCGCTTAAGCGGGGCCAAGGCCCTAAGGGACTCGCGGCCATGGGGCAAATTCAGCCCCTAGAGAAGGGGACTCAAATTCGGCCATTATTGGATGTGAGCCGTGTCCAGATTGAAGAATTTGCTCACCATCATGGCTTAACCCATATCGAAGATGAAAGTAATCAAGACGATAAGTTCGACCGCAACTTTTTACGCCTTGAGATTATTCCCCGTTTGAAGGCCCGTTGGCCGAGTATTGCCACTACTGCGAGCCGCAGTGCGTTTCTGTGCGCAGAGCAGCAAGCCATAGTGGATAGCACTGTTAGTGAGCATTTACCCCAGTGGCTCACTAAGGCCACTTTTAGCCAACAAACTGTGTTTAATCTTGAAGGGTTTGCGGCGCAGACACCCCGCTGGCAATCGCTATTATTACGTGGCTTTATTGAATCACAGGGATTTGCACTACCTTCTTTGGTACAACTCAACCAAATTATCCATCAGCTACTGAGCGCTAAAGAAGATGCAAAGGTACAGATCCGCATTGGAGATTGTGAGCTGCGCCGTTTTGCCAATCAGCTGTATGTGTCGCGCTTTACGCCCCCTAAAAAGCTCATCAATACTCACATTGTGATCCCAAGTGATAGTCTCAAACCTTTGATAAAGGCGGAGTCTGACTCGCTTTGTATCGCCTTGCCACAGGGAGAACCGTTGCAATTGAGGCTCGGCTCCTCAGGGCCGCGGCTGCGTTTGCCCCTGCCCGATGAAGTTGTGAGCGTTCGATATCTATTGCCGGGGCAACTGCGCTGCCATCCCCATTATCGTAGTAAGAGACGTGAGCTTAAAAAATTACTGCAGGAATCCGCTGTCCCACCTTGGCTGCGTGGGCAGATAGGCTTTCTTTTTTACGGTGAACAGTTAGTGATGGCGCAGGGATTGTGGATTGAAAAAGCATTTTGTGTTGCAGGCGATGGGGTGGGTATAGTGTTTGCTTGA
- the rnhB gene encoding ribonuclease HII, with amino-acid sequence MAVFKLLTDSDIRAFSQELIAGVDEVGRGPLVGDVVTAAVVLDPSKPISGLNDSKKLSEKRREALFDEICEKALCYHVGRATPAEIDELNILHATMLAMQRAVAGLNIAPKLVLVDGNRSPAFSHNGLSIASHSIIKGDGLIASISAASIIAKVTRDREMDALDAAYPQYGFAKHKGYPTKAHFEAIAQHGVFDQYRKSFKPVKALLEG; translated from the coding sequence GTGGCTGTCTTTAAACTGTTAACCGACTCCGATATTAGGGCCTTTTCGCAGGAACTCATTGCCGGTGTCGATGAAGTGGGCCGTGGCCCCTTGGTCGGCGATGTCGTGACTGCGGCAGTGGTGTTAGATCCCAGTAAGCCCATCAGTGGACTCAATGATTCGAAAAAGCTCAGTGAGAAGCGCCGCGAAGCGCTGTTCGATGAGATTTGTGAAAAGGCCCTGTGTTACCACGTTGGCCGCGCAACCCCGGCAGAAATCGATGAGCTTAATATTCTACACGCCACTATGCTCGCCATGCAGCGCGCCGTAGCTGGGCTTAACATCGCGCCTAAGCTGGTGTTAGTAGATGGTAATCGTAGCCCAGCGTTTAGCCACAATGGCCTGTCAATTGCCAGCCATAGCATCATTAAAGGGGATGGTTTAATTGCCAGCATCAGTGCGGCGTCGATTATTGCCAAAGTGACCCGTGATCGTGAGATGGACGCGCTCGATGCCGCTTATCCCCAATACGGTTTTGCCAAGCATAAGGGCTACCCCACTAAGGCGCATTTTGAGGCCATTGCCCAGCATGGCGTTTTTGACCAATATCGGAAAAGTTTTAAACCCGTCAAGGCATTACTGGAGGGCTAA
- the dnaE gene encoding DNA polymerase III subunit alpha has protein sequence MSDPRFVHLRVHSDFSMSDGVAKVKPILAQVEALGMAAVALTDQNNFCGLVKFYSGCHGAGIKPIIGADFWMQVPGFEGELCALTIIAMNNVGYQNLTQIISQAYLRGQVAGRVVIDQEWLVTYNEGILLLSGAKEGDLGKALLKGNGTQVESLCEFYQTHFNDRYFLELIRTGRADEERYLHMAVALAQEKSLPVVATNQVVFLKPEDFDAHEIRVAIHDGFTLADPRRPKKYSEQQYLRSEDEMCELFADIPAALSNTVEIAKRCNVTIRLYEYFLPNFPTGDMSIEDFLVDCSKKGLEERLEFLFPDPLVRAEKRGEYDERLDIELQVINQMGFPGYFLIVMEFIQWGKDNGIPVGPGRGSGAGSLVAYALKITDLDPLEFDLLFERFLNPERVSMPDFDVDFCMDRRDEVIDHVAELYGRDAVSQIITFGTMAAKAVIRDVGRVLGHPYGFVDRISKLIPPEPGMTLAKAFEVEPALQESYDADEDVKDLIDMCRKLEGVTRNAGKHAGGVVIAPTKITDFSPLYCDAEGKNPVTQFDKNDVETAGLVKFDFLGLRTLTIVDWALEMINKVEVKNGRPPVRIEAIPLDDPASFRLLQRYETTAVFQLESRGMKDLIKRLQPDCFEDMIALVALFRPGPLQSGMVDNFIERKHGREEVSYPDSQYQHESLKELLSPTYGIILYQEQVMQIAQVLSGYTLGGADMLRRAMGKKKPEEMAKQRSIFKEGAIKNGVDGDLSMKIFDLVEKFAGYGFNKSHSAAYALVSYQTLWLKTHYPSQFMAAVMSADMDNTDKIVTLVDECDRMGLPLIPPDVNKGLFKFTVDDELRIVYGIGAIKGVGEGPVESILEARKDGPFVDLFDFCARIDLKKLNKRVIEKLICAGALDTLGPHRAAMMATLPEAMRAADQHAKAQAIGQHDMFGLLNSEPEDSKQQFVECTPWPDKIWLEGERETLGLYLTGHPINQYLKELKHYTSGRLKDVHPTERGKTVKAAGLVVATRVMLTKRGSKMGLLTLDDKSARLEVMLFTEAFEKFNHLLEKDRILICEGEVSFDDFAGGNRMTARNIIDIGEARSHFAKALEVDLDAAQLTPAMLDSIEQAMGPWRNGAVPVLINYSQTQARGQFRLADSWRVNPSDELVFALETLLGPNKVRIVF, from the coding sequence ATGTCCGATCCTCGTTTTGTGCATCTTCGTGTCCACAGTGACTTTTCTATGTCCGATGGCGTAGCCAAAGTTAAGCCTATTCTTGCCCAAGTTGAGGCATTAGGCATGGCTGCGGTGGCATTAACCGATCAAAACAACTTCTGTGGTTTAGTTAAATTTTACAGTGGTTGCCATGGCGCGGGGATTAAACCTATTATCGGGGCCGATTTTTGGATGCAAGTGCCTGGGTTTGAAGGTGAATTATGCGCCTTAACCATAATTGCGATGAACAATGTCGGTTATCAGAATCTGACCCAAATTATCAGTCAGGCCTATTTGCGTGGCCAAGTGGCGGGGCGAGTGGTGATAGATCAAGAGTGGCTTGTCACCTATAACGAAGGGATTTTATTGTTATCGGGCGCCAAAGAGGGCGATCTCGGTAAGGCGCTGCTTAAGGGCAATGGCACTCAGGTCGAATCCCTATGCGAGTTTTATCAAACCCATTTTAACGATCGTTATTTCCTCGAGCTTATTCGTACGGGTCGTGCCGATGAGGAGCGTTACCTGCATATGGCGGTGGCCCTAGCGCAGGAGAAGAGCCTTCCAGTGGTCGCGACCAATCAGGTGGTGTTCCTCAAACCTGAAGACTTCGACGCCCATGAAATTCGCGTCGCGATCCACGATGGTTTTACCCTTGCCGATCCCCGCCGCCCTAAAAAGTACAGTGAGCAGCAATATTTACGCAGTGAAGATGAAATGTGCGAGCTATTCGCCGACATTCCTGCCGCGCTGTCCAATACGGTGGAAATTGCCAAGCGTTGTAATGTGACTATACGTTTGTACGAGTATTTCCTGCCTAACTTCCCCACGGGGGATATGTCTATCGAAGACTTCCTCGTGGATTGCTCGAAGAAGGGCCTAGAGGAACGGCTCGAGTTTTTATTCCCAGATCCCCTGGTGCGCGCCGAGAAACGTGGCGAATACGATGAGCGCCTCGATATCGAGTTGCAAGTGATCAACCAGATGGGCTTCCCGGGTTACTTCTTGATTGTGATGGAGTTTATCCAGTGGGGTAAGGACAATGGCATCCCCGTAGGACCGGGTCGTGGTTCGGGTGCGGGCTCACTTGTGGCCTATGCCCTTAAAATTACCGACTTAGACCCATTGGAATTCGACCTGCTATTCGAGCGATTCCTCAACCCTGAGCGGGTTTCTATGCCCGACTTTGACGTCGACTTCTGCATGGATAGACGTGATGAGGTGATTGATCATGTGGCCGAGCTATACGGCCGTGATGCGGTGTCGCAAATTATCACCTTCGGTACTATGGCGGCAAAAGCGGTTATCCGCGACGTTGGCCGCGTGCTAGGTCATCCCTATGGCTTTGTTGACCGCATTTCAAAACTCATTCCGCCAGAGCCCGGGATGACGCTCGCTAAAGCCTTCGAGGTCGAGCCTGCGCTGCAGGAATCCTACGACGCCGATGAAGACGTAAAAGATCTTATCGACATGTGCCGTAAACTCGAGGGCGTGACCCGTAACGCGGGTAAACACGCGGGGGGCGTGGTGATCGCGCCGACTAAAATCACCGATTTTTCGCCCTTGTACTGCGATGCAGAGGGTAAAAACCCCGTCACTCAGTTCGATAAGAATGACGTTGAAACTGCGGGTTTAGTGAAATTCGACTTCTTGGGGTTACGTACTCTCACTATTGTCGATTGGGCGCTGGAGATGATCAACAAGGTGGAGGTCAAAAATGGCCGGCCGCCAGTACGCATTGAAGCCATTCCGCTTGACGATCCGGCCTCGTTTAGATTGCTGCAACGCTATGAAACTACTGCGGTATTCCAGCTTGAATCCCGGGGTATGAAGGATTTGATCAAGCGTCTGCAACCCGACTGTTTCGAAGATATGATCGCACTGGTGGCCCTGTTCCGTCCCGGCCCTTTGCAGTCGGGCATGGTGGACAACTTTATCGAACGTAAGCACGGCCGTGAGGAAGTGTCATACCCCGATTCCCAGTATCAGCATGAGTCCTTAAAAGAACTGTTATCGCCAACCTATGGCATTATCTTGTATCAAGAGCAGGTAATGCAGATAGCGCAGGTGTTGTCGGGTTATACCTTAGGCGGCGCCGACATGCTGCGCCGAGCAATGGGTAAGAAAAAACCCGAGGAGATGGCTAAGCAGCGCAGTATCTTTAAAGAGGGCGCGATTAAAAACGGGGTCGACGGCGATCTGTCGATGAAAATCTTCGACTTAGTGGAAAAGTTCGCCGGTTACGGTTTCAACAAATCCCACTCCGCCGCCTATGCCTTGGTCTCCTACCAAACCCTGTGGCTAAAAACCCATTATCCTTCCCAGTTTATGGCGGCGGTAATGTCTGCGGATATGGATAACACAGACAAAATCGTCACCCTCGTCGATGAGTGCGATCGTATGGGGCTCCCCCTGATCCCACCCGATGTGAATAAGGGCCTGTTTAAATTTACCGTCGATGATGAGTTACGCATTGTTTATGGTATCGGCGCCATTAAAGGGGTGGGAGAGGGGCCGGTTGAATCGATTTTAGAGGCGCGTAAGGATGGTCCTTTCGTAGACCTATTCGATTTTTGTGCTCGTATCGATTTGAAAAAGCTCAATAAGCGCGTGATTGAAAAACTGATCTGCGCCGGCGCCTTAGATACGCTCGGACCACACCGCGCCGCTATGATGGCCACTTTGCCCGAGGCGATGCGCGCCGCCGATCAACACGCCAAGGCACAGGCTATCGGGCAGCACGATATGTTTGGCTTGCTCAACAGTGAGCCAGAAGACAGCAAGCAACAATTTGTTGAATGCACACCATGGCCAGATAAAATTTGGCTCGAAGGCGAGCGTGAAACCTTAGGTTTGTATTTGACCGGTCATCCGATCAATCAATATTTAAAAGAGCTTAAGCACTACACCTCCGGCCGTTTGAAGGATGTGCATCCCACTGAGCGGGGTAAAACCGTCAAAGCGGCGGGCCTAGTGGTGGCGACCCGCGTGATGCTGACTAAGCGCGGCTCTAAAATGGGCTTACTGACGTTAGACGATAAGAGTGCGCGTTTAGAAGTGATGCTCTTTACCGAAGCCTTCGAGAAGTTTAATCATTTGCTCGAAAAAGACCGGATCCTGATCTGCGAAGGTGAGGTGAGCTTCGATGATTTTGCGGGCGGTAACCGTATGACGGCGCGCAATATTATCGATATTGGTGAGGCGCGTAGCCATTTCGCCAAGGCCCTCGAGGTTGACCTCGACGCGGCGCAGTTAACCCCAGCTATGTTAGACAGTATTGAGCAGGCAATGGGCCCATGGCGAAACGGTGCTGTGCCAGTGCTCATTAATTACAGTCAAACTCAGGCTAGGGGACAGTTTAGATTAGCCGACAGTTGGCGGGTCAATCCTAGCGATGAATTGGTCTTTGCCCTCGAAACCTTACTCGGCCCCAACAAAGTGCGGATTGTGTTTTAA
- the cspE gene encoding cold-shock protein produces MSKTTGVVKWFNEEKGFGFISPDNGGADAFVHFRAIVSEGFKTLGEGQKVSFDIEQGQKGPQAANVVVL; encoded by the coding sequence ATGTCTAAAACTACTGGTGTAGTTAAATGGTTTAACGAAGAAAAAGGTTTCGGTTTTATTTCTCCTGACAATGGTGGCGCTGACGCATTCGTTCATTTCCGCGCAATCGTTTCAGAAGGCTTTAAAACCCTTGGTGAAGGTCAAAAGGTTTCTTTTGATATCGAACAAGGCCAAAAAGGTCCTCAAGCTGCGAACGTTGTTGTTCTGTAA
- a CDS encoding GGDEF domain-containing protein: MDFGLATSLYPDEYHYPTEAYSSSAQQLDLVQVIQQLHASLDPRTVFACYGKVLGQYLPVQGIRLTNDEYRLSWGKRYGISLKRQLLNGGMQLNLHYQLLTPLTPSQKLMLQEIESLLLQPLLNAMQYQEMSMQAMFDSLTGLGNRHYYTQSLKNAIARAHRKQGSVSLIVLDLDNFKQLNDRHGHKCGDYILKEFGDIIRSTIRNTDQAFRIGGDEFVIIVQGNIHAAGLLCERIVTATNQHNSFDQFGVSCSLGAAESGEALEAEQVYELADKALYRAKASGRNGYQLNLEQLS; encoded by the coding sequence ATGGATTTTGGCCTAGCGACAAGCTTGTATCCTGACGAATACCACTATCCCACAGAGGCATATAGCTCGAGTGCGCAGCAACTGGACCTAGTGCAAGTGATCCAGCAGCTGCATGCAAGCTTAGATCCGAGGACAGTCTTTGCCTGTTATGGCAAAGTGCTGGGACAATACCTGCCGGTTCAAGGGATACGTCTGACCAATGATGAATATAGATTGAGTTGGGGAAAACGCTATGGCATTAGCCTTAAACGCCAATTACTCAATGGCGGGATGCAGCTCAATCTCCACTATCAGTTGCTCACGCCGCTCACGCCTTCACAAAAGCTCATGCTGCAAGAAATAGAATCCTTGCTGCTTCAGCCTTTGCTCAATGCCATGCAATACCAAGAAATGTCGATGCAAGCCATGTTTGACTCGCTGACGGGCTTAGGTAATCGGCATTACTATACCCAAAGCCTTAAAAATGCCATCGCCAGAGCCCATCGAAAACAAGGCTCGGTATCGCTTATTGTGTTGGATTTAGATAACTTCAAACAACTTAACGATAGGCATGGGCATAAGTGCGGTGACTATATTCTTAAGGAATTTGGCGACATTATTCGCAGCACAATACGCAACACAGATCAGGCGTTTCGCATCGGTGGCGATGAGTTTGTGATCATAGTACAGGGGAATATTCACGCGGCGGGATTACTGTGCGAGCGCATAGTCACAGCCACAAACCAACACAATAGCTTCGACCAATTTGGCGTCAGTTGCAGCTTAGGCGCTGCGGAATCGGGGGAGGCATTAGAGGCCGAACAGGTCTATGAACTGGCCGATAAAGCCTTATATCGAGCGAAAGCATCCGGTCGAAATGGTTACCAACTTAACCTAGAACAATTATCTTAG
- a CDS encoding monovalent cation:proton antiporter family protein, with the protein MEHGFLIQILLMLVIAIVAIALLRRMGLPAILAYLLTGVVSGPSGFHWFTQQQMQSVAELGVVLLMFTLGLEFSVPRLWAMRRTVFGLGCAQVVVTTLLTMLVALLCGLHWIEALVIGAAIALSSTAIVLKLLNEQGWLRRRHGELSVSVLLFQDLAVVPLLILLPLLANNDEPLMLAGIAFALLKGILAFFLLMAFGKWALPRLFDEVARSRSNELFVLSTLVVALVTGAFTQWLGLSMALGAFMAGMLLGESQYRRQLEADIRPFRDLLMGLFFISIGMMLNFELVMRFWWQILLILLAVVLGKALIIHGLLRLIGEPFRIALSTAMSLAQVGEFSFVVLALAVNYRLLDTEISTMLVMVAVLSMSIAPWLVRHSVDIAKWMLGIRQSQHRDDLVPIVTDDHDLVVIFGYGRVGQTIARFLKTEAVPYLVLDLDPTRVSEARRGGEPIYFGDVCKRAILKQVGIKRAKMIVITFCESRSLEEALPLCKLLAPDAKILVRTRDDSDLEQLQKAGANQVIPESLEGSLMLVSQVLHQCGVPLARILKRLESERRNHYQFLHGFFSGAETDFTLESLHAVSLPRGADAVGKMVADIDWALLRVELRAIRRGGAEVEHPGQDWIFSAGDILLVVGKPRRLEKVEAKLLHG; encoded by the coding sequence ATGGAACACGGTTTCTTGATCCAAATTTTACTCATGTTAGTGATTGCTATTGTTGCTATTGCGCTGCTTAGACGTATGGGGCTGCCTGCCATTTTGGCCTATTTATTGACGGGCGTGGTCAGCGGTCCAAGTGGTTTCCACTGGTTTACTCAACAGCAAATGCAGTCGGTGGCCGAGCTCGGAGTGGTGCTGCTTATGTTCACTTTGGGACTTGAGTTTTCAGTCCCTCGACTTTGGGCGATGCGCAGAACGGTATTTGGCCTTGGCTGCGCCCAAGTTGTGGTCACTACCTTGCTGACTATGCTGGTGGCCTTACTCTGTGGACTCCATTGGATTGAAGCCTTAGTCATAGGCGCTGCGATTGCCCTGTCATCCACTGCGATAGTGCTTAAATTGCTTAACGAGCAGGGCTGGCTTAGGCGTCGCCACGGTGAGCTTTCTGTCAGTGTGTTGTTATTTCAAGATTTAGCCGTTGTTCCTCTGCTCATTCTGCTGCCCTTGCTCGCGAATAATGATGAGCCCTTAATGCTAGCGGGCATAGCTTTTGCCCTGCTTAAAGGGATTTTGGCATTCTTTTTATTGATGGCGTTTGGCAAGTGGGCATTGCCACGACTCTTCGATGAAGTTGCGCGTTCTCGCTCCAATGAACTCTTTGTCCTATCGACACTGGTGGTGGCCTTAGTGACGGGGGCATTTACCCAATGGTTGGGGTTATCTATGGCCCTTGGCGCATTTATGGCGGGGATGCTCTTAGGCGAGAGTCAATATCGGCGGCAACTCGAGGCGGATATCAGGCCGTTTCGCGATCTACTCATGGGGCTGTTCTTCATTTCTATCGGCATGATGCTGAACTTTGAGTTAGTGATGCGTTTTTGGTGGCAAATATTGCTGATCCTATTGGCGGTTGTGCTAGGTAAAGCATTGATTATTCATGGACTGCTACGGCTTATCGGCGAGCCATTTCGCATTGCGTTGAGCACGGCAATGAGTTTGGCTCAGGTCGGTGAATTTAGTTTTGTCGTATTAGCCCTTGCCGTTAATTATCGGCTTTTAGACACGGAAATCAGTACTATGCTCGTCATGGTCGCCGTGCTGTCGATGAGCATTGCCCCTTGGTTGGTGCGCCATAGTGTCGATATTGCAAAATGGATGTTGGGGATACGCCAATCACAGCATAGGGATGATCTAGTGCCTATCGTGACAGATGATCATGATTTGGTTGTTATTTTTGGCTATGGACGGGTGGGGCAGACCATAGCCCGATTTTTAAAAACGGAAGCCGTACCCTATCTTGTATTAGATCTTGACCCTACAAGGGTTTCCGAGGCTCGCCGAGGGGGGGAGCCCATTTACTTTGGGGATGTGTGTAAAAGAGCGATCCTCAAGCAGGTGGGGATCAAGAGGGCAAAGATGATCGTGATTACCTTTTGCGAATCCCGTAGTTTAGAAGAGGCATTACCCCTGTGTAAGCTGCTTGCTCCCGATGCAAAAATATTAGTTAGAACCCGTGATGATAGCGATTTAGAACAACTGCAAAAGGCGGGCGCCAACCAAGTGATCCCCGAATCCTTAGAGGGGAGCTTAATGTTAGTGTCCCAAGTGTTGCATCAGTGCGGGGTGCCACTAGCGCGGATATTAAAGCGCTTGGAATCTGAGCGGCGTAATCATTATCAATTTTTACATGGCTTTTTTTCGGGAGCTGAAACTGACTTCACCTTAGAGTCGCTGCATGCGGTATCGCTGCCCCGCGGTGCGGATGCCGTGGGTAAGATGGTGGCGGATATTGATTGGGCTTTGCTGCGGGTTGAGCTAAGGGCAATACGTCGTGGCGGGGCTGAGGTGGAGCATCCCGGACAGGATTGGATTTTCAGTGCAGGGGATATTTTGCTGGTGGTCGGTAAACCCCGAAGGCTTGAAAAAGTCGAAGCCAAACTCTTGCATGGCTAA